The following are from one region of the Fusarium keratoplasticum isolate Fu6.1 chromosome 4, whole genome shotgun sequence genome:
- a CDS encoding Tubulin beta chain, whose translation MREIVHLQVGQCGNQIGTNFWQTVSGEHGIDLDGAYNGISDVQLERLNVYFNEASHFYTASQRQGPLNVLIDLEPGPLDSIRAGPMGQLFRPDNFVSGADSAGNNWAKGHYSEGAEIVDEVVDVVRREAEGCEHLQGFQLSHSLGGGSGSGMGTLLLAKIKEEFPDRMIATYSVLPSPTVSNTVVEPYNTTLALNQLIENSDETFCLDNKALVDICTRSLKIATPSYSDLNFLIAKVMAGVTTCFRFPGQLNSDLRKMAVNMIPFPRLHFFMVGFAPLMSRDSRSFQHLTVPSLTQQIFDPKNMMADSDFRNGRYLACSAIFRGRLSTKEIEDQMLNVQSKNSSYFVDWIPNNVQTALCSVPPQGLSMAATFVGNSTAIQEVFKHVADQFSAMFRRKAFLHWYTGEGMDDMEFTEAESNMHDLISEYQQYQDASADDEAAEYEEEEVAAE comes from the exons ATGCGCGAGATT GTACACCTTCAAGTCGGCCAATGT GGCAATCAAATCGGAACAAACTTTTG GCAAACTGTTTCTGGTGAACATGGGATCGACTTGGATGGAGC ATACAATGGTATATCGGACGTTCAACTAGAGCGACTCAACGTCTACTTCAACGAAGCAAGTCACTTTTACACCGCCTCACAAAGACAAGGCCCGCTAAATG TCCTCATCGACTTGGAGCCTGGCCCCCTGGATAGCATCCGCGCCGGGCCTATGGGGCAACTGTTTCGCCCTGACAACTTTGTCTCGGGGGCTGATAGCGCCGGAAACAACTGGGCTAAGGGACATTATTCGGAAGGTGCTGAGATTGTcgatgaggttgttgatgtggTGAGAAGAGAGGCTGAAGGTTGCGAGCACCTTCAGGGCTTTCAGCTCTCCCACTCTCTCGGCGGAGGCAGTGGCTCAGGAATGGGCACCCTCCTgctcgccaagatcaaggaggaatTCCCTGACCGCATGATCGCCACCTATTCAGttctcccatcaccaaccgtTTCCAACACGGTTGTTGAACCATACAACACCACCTTGGCCCTAAACCAGCTCATCGAAAACTCTGACGAAACGTTTTGCCTCGACAACAAGGCCCTCGTCGACATCTGTACCAGGAGCCTCAAGATCGCCACCCCGTCCTACTCGGACCTCAACTTTCTGATCGCCAAGGTCATGGCGGGCGTAACGACGTGTTTCCGCTTCCCGGGTCAGCTCAACTCGGATCTTCGCAAGATGGCCGTCAACATGATTCCGTTTCCTCGACTGCACTTCTTCATGGTTGGATTTGCACCGCTTATGAGCCGGGATAGTCGGTCGTTTCAGCATCTGACTGTGCCCTCGCTTACGCAGCAGATTTTTGATCCGAAGAACATGATGGCGGATTCTGATTTCCGCAATGGAAGATATCTTGCCTGCTCTGCTATTTT CCGTGGCCGTCTGTCAACCAAGGAAATCGAAGACCAGATGCTCAACGTGCAATCCAAGAACTCTTCGTATTTTGTCGATTGGATCCCCAACAATGTACAAACCGCGCTGTGCTCCGTACCCCCACAGGGACTCAGCATGGCAGCCACCTTCGTGGGCAACTCGACCGCTATCCAGGAAGTGTTCAAGCACGTAGCGGACCAATTCTCAGCCATGTTCCGCCGCAAGGCCTTCCTGCACTGGTACACGGGCGAAGGAATGGACGACATGGAATTCACGGAAGCAGAGTCTAATATGCACGACTTGATATCCGAGTATCAGCAGTACCAAGACGCCAGCGCTGACGATGAGGCTGCTGAAtacgaagaggaggaagttgCCGCTGAGTGA
- a CDS encoding FAD-binding PCMH-type domain-containing protein encodes MAILLAGPSSSLVMRQSAEDAAAKACSLLSAAGFKDSDQLLVPAEDGYDERVDSWWSASSRLTPSCIVRPKNAQDVSKIIRVLGANSTADFAIRSGGHSHWAGGSNVDNGVTIDLGLLKGTEYDPATSLASVLPGGRWADVFKELEKHSVAVPGGRDGNVGVAGFLTGGGNSYYTGRAGFGCDSIVNVEIVLADGSIVNANKDTNPDLLKALKGGSGNLGIVTRFDLQTFPAGNVWGGIRASELSQGDAIAHAMVNFTNNNEKNPEAAYLINWTYNPGMSTDVLVAQVLVDTNGVERPATFDEALDVPELFNDISVRPVSDMAESYVLPSGLYNVWFSLTFANDVRIIQKAADLHDTFVKELLEEIPATELGTQNLFQPVPRLFADRGIQHGGNVLGLDRIEGNSLMWLLSCTVKTAEQEVLLRQKASAFASALEEFAKTIDGLREWRYLNYVDPSQEDPILSYGSENVAFLRKVSAKYDPEGFFQKRQKGGFRLP; translated from the exons ATGGCGATCCTCCTCGCGGGTCCCAGCTCATCGCTCGTGATGCGTCAAAGTGCCGAGGACGCGGCGGCTAAAGCA TGCTCTCTGCTCTCTGCCGCGGGCTTCAAGGACAGTGACCAGCTCCTTGTCCCTGCTGAAGATGGGTATGATGAGAGAGTAGACTCTTGGTGGTCTGCTAGCTCCCGCTTGACGCCATCTTGCATCGTTCGACCCAAGAACGCCCAAGACGTGTCCAAGATTATCCGCGTTCTCGGGGCCAACTCTACCGCTGACTTTGCCATCCGAAGCGGTGGTCACAGTCACTGGGCAGGCGGTAGCAACGTCGACAACGGCGTCACCATcgacctcggcctcctcaaggGCACCGAGTACGACCCTGCCACTTCTCTGGCCTCGGTCTTGCCTGGTGGTCGATGGGCGGATGTCTTTAAGGAGCTTGAAAAGCACAGTGTTGCTGTTCCAGGTGGTCGAGACGGCAATGTTGGCGTCGCTGGCTTCTTGACCGGTGGTGGTAACTCGTACTACACTGGCCGCGCCGGCTTTGGATGCGATTCCATTGTCAACGTCGAGATTGTCCTCGCTGACGGCAGCAtcgtcaacgccaacaagGACACCAACCCCGATCttctcaaggctctcaagggCGGATCGGGCAaccttggcatcgtcacACGCTTCGACCTGCAGACCTTCCCAGCTGGCAATGTCTGGGGCGGTATCCGCGCCTCGGAGCTCTCCCAGGGCGACGCCATCGCCCACGCCATGGTCAACTttaccaacaacaacgaAAAGAACCCTGAGGCGGCGTATCTGATCAACTGGACCTACAACCCGGGTATGTCCACTGATGTCCTTGTCGCTCAGGTCCTTGTCGATACCAACGGTGTCGAGCGACCTGCCACGTTCGATGAGGCATTGGATGTACCGGAGCTGTTCAATGACATCAGCGTCCGACCTGTCAGTGACATGGCCGAGTCCTATGTCCTCCCCTCTGGCCTCTA CAACGTCTGGTTCAGTCTGACATTCGCCAACGATGTCCGCATCATCCAAAAGGCCGCCGACCTCCACGACACCTTTGTcaaggagctgctggaggagattCCTGCCACAGAACTCGGCACCCAGAACCTCTTCCAGCCTGTGCCCAGGCTTTTCGCCGACCGCGGCATTCAGCACGGAGGCAACGTGCTCGGTCTTGACAGAATCGAGGGCAACTCCCTCATGTGGCTGCTGTCCTGCACGGTCAAGACGGCCGAGCAGGAGGTGCTGCTCCGCCAGAAGGCGAGCGCTTTTGCCTCAGCGCTGGAGGAGTTCGCCAAGACCATTGACGGCCTGCGCGAGTGGCGATACCTGAACTACGTGGACCCTAGCCAGGAGGACCCCATCCTGAGCTACGGCAGCGAAAACGTCGCATTTCTGCGCAAGGTGTCCGCCAAGTACGACCCTGAGGGCTTCTTCCAGAAGAGACAGAAGGGCGGCTTCAGACTGCCTTGA